The genomic stretch TGCCGCAAATGCTGGCAGCAGAACCCGCACTCGAAGGTTTCTGTATCACTATACCACACAAAAAATCTATCCTGCCCTGGTTAACGGAAGCGGATGAAGTGGTGACCGCCATGGGCGCCTGCAACTGCGTACGCATCCGCAACGGCAAATTATACGGCTACAATACCGACGTGGCCGGTTTCGAAACCTCCTTTACAGCACAGCTGCAACCGCATCATACCAGGGCGCTTATCCTTGGTACAGGCGGGGCAGCTGCCGCTGTTCAATATATTCTGCAGAAAAAAGAAATACCCTATCACTTCGTCTCCCGCCAGCAAAGACCAGGACATTTCACCTATGACCACTTATCCCCCGAAGTGATCGCCACTCATCCGGTGATCATCAATTGCACCCCACTCGGCACTTACCCCGATGTGCAAACCTCACCCGATCTTCCCTATCACCTCCTTACCCCAAACCATTACCTGTACGATCTGGTATATAATCCACCCCTTACCCGCTTCCTCCAACTCGGACAACAACAAGGAGCCATCATCAAAAACGGCTACGACATGCTCGTCATCCAGGCCGA from Filimonas effusa encodes the following:
- a CDS encoding shikimate dehydrogenase family protein, translated to MRTFGILGYPLTHSFSQRYFEEKFQREAVTDAQFKLFSCPDIASLPQMLAAEPALEGFCITIPHKKSILPWLTEADEVVTAMGACNCVRIRNGKLYGYNTDVAGFETSFTAQLQPHHTRALILGTGGAAAAVQYILQKKEIPYHFVSRQQRPGHFTYDHLSPEVIATHPVIINCTPLGTYPDVQTSPDLPYHLLTPNHYLYDLVYNPPLTRFLQLGQQQGAIIKNGYDMLVIQAEANWQIWNS